From the genome of Eucalyptus grandis isolate ANBG69807.140 chromosome 2, ASM1654582v1, whole genome shotgun sequence, one region includes:
- the LOC104433687 gene encoding uncharacterized protein LOC104433687 isoform X2 yields METNPNPDLELVHLAIQRLLEDKKKMKEERKRQPQASGDLVFSEHEADDDDDDDHLLLSKLLSQVESLKASRAIKKPEALADTGVAVDDIRAKSDAAIEAVELEAEEEHEGGETEATPEEIVRELRKVKRQNTVTHWLLSAMIVLTVAWQISEVSLIMKVREGLSHPLRSFGGAITEFLKGPAPKGHDDVDKDADQRQSETIGIPPLKMPEFPQFDVPNLTSNGENHSPGSG; encoded by the exons ATGGAAACGAACCCAAACCCCGATCTCGAACTAGTTCACCTCGCAATCCAGCGACTCCTTGAAgataagaagaagatgaaggaggagcGGAAGCGACAGCCTCAAGCCTCCGGCGATTTAGTCTTTTCTGAACATGaggccgacgacgacgacgacgacgaccacCTCCTCCTGTCTAAATTGCTCTCTCAG GTGGAATCATTGAAAGCGAGCCGCGCGATCAAGAAACCTGAGGCGTTGGCCGATACTGGGGTTGCAGTCGACGACATCAGGGCGAAGAGCGATGCTGCGATCGAGGCAGTTGAACTTGAAGCTGAGGAGGAACACGAGGGTGGCGAAACAGAGGCTACGCCAGAGGAGATAGTGAGAGAGCTAAGGAAGGTGAAGAGGCAGAACACGGTGACGCACTGGCTTCTCTCGGCCATGATCGTGCTCACCGTCGCTTGGCAGATCTCGGAGGTGTCCCTCATTATGAAGGTGAGAGAAGGCCTGAGCCATCCGCTCAGGTCCTTCGGGGGCGCGATAACAGAGTTCCTCAAAGGTCCAGCTCCGAAAGGCCATGACGATGTGGACAAGGACGCCGACCAGAGGCAGAGCGAGACGATTGGAATCCCTCCTCTTAAGATGCCGGAGTTTCCGCAGTTCGATGTGCCCAATCTGACTTCAAACGGTGAAAATCATTCCCCCGGAAGTGGTTGA
- the LOC104433690 gene encoding CASP-like protein 1D1, producing MMRRQRPDQLSSVLRELSALTFSLLRSPPAPAPFSDDPPPPPPVPVPPPSPSAAGAGRSPAPQMTPAGFASLMLGLSLALMLCGSVTFFIGFVLMPWVLGLVMVLYVAGIVSTLSVLGRSVLCFATASPARRKDMASWKLL from the exons ATGATGAGAAGACAGCGACCGGACCAGCTGTCCAGCGTCCTCCGCGAGCTCTCCGCCCTGACCTTCAGCCTCCTCCGCTCGCCCCCCGCGCCGGCCCCCTTCTCCGAcgaccctcccccgccgccgccggtcccggtcccccctccgtcgccgtCGGCGGCCGGGGCGGGGAGGTCTCCGGCGCCGCAGATGACGCCCGCGGGGTTCGCGTCGCTGATGCTGGGGCTCTCCCTCGCGCTGATGCTGTGCGGGTCGGTGACGTTCTTCATAGGGTTCGTGTTGATGCCTTGGGTGCTCGGGCTGGTGATGGTCCTGTACGTGGCCGGGATCGTGTCCACTCTCTCCGTCTTGGGGCGGTCCGTCCTTTGCTTCGCCACGGCTTCGCCGGCCCGGCGAAAGGACATGGCTT CATGGAAGCTGCTGTGA
- the LOC120290284 gene encoding uncharacterized protein LOC120290284 → MADWGPVVIAVVLFVLLSPGLLFQLPGRQRFIEFGNMQTSGLSILVHTIIFFGLITIFLIAIGVHIYTG, encoded by the coding sequence ATGGCGGACTGGGGACCGGTGGTGATAGCGGTGGTGCTGTTTGTGCTGTTGAGCCCGGGCTTGCTGTTCCAGCTGCCGGGAAGACAACGCTTCATCGAATTCGGGAACATGCAAACGAGTGGGTTGTCCATACTTGTTCACACCATCATCTTTTTCGGTCTCATCACCATCTTCCTCATCGCTATCGGCGTCCACATCTACACCGGATAG
- the LOC104433687 gene encoding uncharacterized protein LOC104433687 isoform X1, whose product METNPNPDLELVHLAIQRLLEDKKKMKEERKRQPQASGDLVFSEHEADDDDDDDHLLLSKLLSQQVESLKASRAIKKPEALADTGVAVDDIRAKSDAAIEAVELEAEEEHEGGETEATPEEIVRELRKVKRQNTVTHWLLSAMIVLTVAWQISEVSLIMKVREGLSHPLRSFGGAITEFLKGPAPKGHDDVDKDADQRQSETIGIPPLKMPEFPQFDVPNLTSNGENHSPGSG is encoded by the exons ATGGAAACGAACCCAAACCCCGATCTCGAACTAGTTCACCTCGCAATCCAGCGACTCCTTGAAgataagaagaagatgaaggaggagcGGAAGCGACAGCCTCAAGCCTCCGGCGATTTAGTCTTTTCTGAACATGaggccgacgacgacgacgacgacgaccacCTCCTCCTGTCTAAATTGCTCTCTCAG CAGGTGGAATCATTGAAAGCGAGCCGCGCGATCAAGAAACCTGAGGCGTTGGCCGATACTGGGGTTGCAGTCGACGACATCAGGGCGAAGAGCGATGCTGCGATCGAGGCAGTTGAACTTGAAGCTGAGGAGGAACACGAGGGTGGCGAAACAGAGGCTACGCCAGAGGAGATAGTGAGAGAGCTAAGGAAGGTGAAGAGGCAGAACACGGTGACGCACTGGCTTCTCTCGGCCATGATCGTGCTCACCGTCGCTTGGCAGATCTCGGAGGTGTCCCTCATTATGAAGGTGAGAGAAGGCCTGAGCCATCCGCTCAGGTCCTTCGGGGGCGCGATAACAGAGTTCCTCAAAGGTCCAGCTCCGAAAGGCCATGACGATGTGGACAAGGACGCCGACCAGAGGCAGAGCGAGACGATTGGAATCCCTCCTCTTAAGATGCCGGAGTTTCCGCAGTTCGATGTGCCCAATCTGACTTCAAACGGTGAAAATCATTCCCCCGGAAGTGGTTGA
- the LOC120290285 gene encoding uncharacterized protein LOC120290285, which yields MENWGPVLVSVLLFVLLTPGLLFQVPGQHRCVEFGNFRTSGASIMIHSLLYFSLICVFLLAVKVHLYLG from the coding sequence ATGGAGAATTGGGGCCCGGTTCTCGTGTCGGTGCTGCTATTCGTGCTCTTGACTCCGGGTTTGCTGTTCCAGGTCCCTGGACAGCACAGATGTGTGGAGTTTGGCAACTTCCGCACGAGCGGTGCGTCGATCATGATTCATTCCCTCCTGTACTTCAGCCTCATCTGCGTCTTCTTGCTCGCCGTCAAAGTTCACTTGTACCTGGGTTGA
- the LOC104433686 gene encoding nuclear transport factor 2B, which produces MDPDAVAKAFVEHYYSTFDANRGGLANLYQEGSMLTFEGQKIQGSQSIVSKLTSLPFQQCQHSITTVDCQPSGPAGGMLVFVSGNLQLAGEQHALKFSQLFHLMPTPQGSFYVLNDIFRLNYA; this is translated from the exons atggatCCAGACGCGGTGGCGAAGGCGTTCGTGGAGCACTACTACTCGACGTTCGATGCGAATCGCGGGGGGCTGGCGAATCTGTACCAGGAAGGGTCGATGCTGACCTTCGAGGGCCAGAAGATCCAGGGGTCGCAGAGCATCGTCTCCAAGCTCACCTCCCTCCCCTTCCAGCAGTGCCAGCACAGCATCACCACCGTCGACTGCCAGCCCTCCGGCCCCGCCGGCGGCATGCTCGTCTTCGTCAGCGGCAACCTCCAGCTCGCCGGCGAGCAGCACGCCCTCAAGTTCAGCCAG TTGTTCCATTTGATGCCGACGCCCCAAGGAAGCTTTTATGTGCTGAATGATATCTTCCGATTGAACTACGCATGA